TGGGAGTATCCTGCCTGTATTATGTGGAAGTGCCTTTAAGAACAAAGGGATTCAACCGCTTCTCGATGCCATAGTGGATTATCTTCCCTCACCTCAAGATGTATCCCCATATGAGTACTGGACTGAGGAAGGGGATGAAAGGCATCTCAATGGTACAAAGGATGAACCATTTAGCGGCCTGGTATTTAAGATTATGAATGACCCCTTTGTGGGTCAACTGAGTTATCTGAGGGTTTATTCAGGGGAATTGAAGACGGGTGATACAGTCTTAAATAGTGCGAAATCGAAGACCGAAAGGATAGGCAGGATATTAAGACTCCATGCGAATAAAAGGGAGGGGATAAAGAAGGTAGAGGCAGGCGATATCTGTGCCATTGTTGGCTTAAAAGGGGCATCAACCGGGGATACACTGAGTAGCCCCGATCTCGATATATTGTTTGAGACAATAGAGGTTCCATCACCAGTTGTATCCTGTGCTATTACACCAAAGAAGAAAGACGACCTTAAAAAGATGTGGCTCGTCTTTAATAAATATACTGTTGAGGACCCATCATTGAACGTAAAACTGGACAGTGAGACCGGGGAGGTCATACTTTCCGGAATGGGAGAACTCCACTTAGAAATAATTATGGACAGGGCAAAGAGGGAACACAACCTTGATATGCTGTCTTCCCCGCCACAGGTAGCGTACAGAGAAACCATTACGAAAAAGGTGAACGGTGTGGGGAAGTATATAAAGCAATCAGGTGGAAGGGGACAGTATGGTCATGTGGTGCTTCAGATTTCTCCCCTTGATGGCACAGATTATATCTTTGAGAACAAAACAGTCGGTGGTGTAATCCCCAGGGAATATATTTCCAGTATAGAATCCGGAATAAAAGAGACATTAGAGAAGGGTATTGTACTCGGGTATCCATTGATAAATATAAAGGTTGAACTTATCGATGGGTCTTTTCATGAGGTAGACTCTTCAGAACTCGCCTTTAAACTTGCTGCATCAATAGGGTTAAAAGATGCTGTGCTCAAAGCAAATCCTGTAATCCTTGAGCCTGTTATGAAGGTAGATATTAATATTCCTGCTGATTGTCTGGGTCCTGTTATTGGTGATATCTCATCAAGGCGTGGCAGAATTGCTGAACTGGGCGATAGGAATGATTTTAAATATATTGTTGCTTACATACCATTGGAAGAGATGTTTGGGTATACTACGCATCTTCGTTCTGTTACACAGGGAAGGGGTTATTATAGTATGGAATTTTTCCACTATACACCTGTACCTGCACATATTTATGAAAATTTAATTAATAAAAATAGAGAAAAAACAGTAACGGAGGTTCTGTATGGCTAAGAAAAAGTTTGAAAGGACAAAACCCCATGTCAACATAGGAACCATAGGACACATAGATCATGGAAAGACTACCCTGACATCAGCCATTACCCGCTGTCTTGCCCAGAAGGGAATGGCTACCTGGATCCCCTTTGATCAGATAGATAAGGCACCTGAAGAAAAGGAGAGAGGGATTACCATCGCCACAGCCCATGTGGAGTATGAGACAAAGAAGAGACACTATGCCCACGTGGACTGCCCTGGTCATGCCGACTACATCAAGAACATGATCACCGGTGCTGCCCAGATGGACGGTGCAATCCTTGTGGTCGGTGCAAACGATGGTCCCATGCCACAGACGAGAGAGCACATCCTCCTTGCCCGTCAGGTCGGTGTCCCCTTTATCGTGGTCTATCTCAACAAGGTTGATATGGTGGATGATCCTGAACTTATTGAGCTCGTCGAAGTAGAACTCCGTGAACTCTTAACCAAGTATGAATTCCCCGGGGATGATATTCCCATCGTCAAAGGGAGTGCCTTAAAGGCATTAGAGTGTGGATGTGGGAAGGAAGACTGCCCCAACTGTAAGAGCATCTTTGAGCTTATGGATGCAGTGGACAGCTACATCCCTGAACCTGTCCGTGATACGGACAAACCCTTCCTCATGCCGGTAGAAGACGTCTTCTCAATCAGCGGGAGGGGAACTGTGGTGACAGGTCGTGTGGAGAGAGGTGTCATCAAACCAGGAGGGGAAGTAGAGATTATCGGGTTCAGACCCACCCAGAAGACCGTTGCCACCTCTGTTGAGATGTTCCGCAAGATCCTGGACCAGGGTCAGGCAGGTGATAACATCGGTGTACTCCTCCGTGGTACCAAGAAGGATGAAGTGGAGAGGGGTCAGGTCCTCGCCAAACCGGGGAGCATCACCCCCCATACGAAGTTTAAAGGAGAGGTCTACATTCTTACCAAGGAAGAGGGTGGCCGTCATACCCCGTTCTTCTCAGGATACCGGCCCCAGTTCTATCTGAGAACCACCG
The Pseudomonadota bacterium genome window above contains:
- the fusA gene encoding elongation factor G; translated protein: MNRIIRNVGIMAHIDAGKTTATERILFYTGVNSRMGEVDDGAATMDWMEEEKERGITITAAATTCFWSDHRINIIDTPGHIDFTIEVGRSLRVLDGAVALFSGVEGVEPQSETVWRQADRYRVPRIGFVNKMDRPASDFNRCVKMMRDILKANPLVLQIPIKDGDEFIGVVDVIRERAIFYDKDSKGLEYSIGDVPEHLQKEVLLTKEKVMELLSEVDDHLMELFLEGHNVEEDEIKRVIRKGTLNGSILPVLCGSAFKNKGIQPLLDAIVDYLPSPQDVSPYEYWTEEGDERHLNGTKDEPFSGLVFKIMNDPFVGQLSYLRVYSGELKTGDTVLNSAKSKTERIGRILRLHANKREGIKKVEAGDICAIVGLKGASTGDTLSSPDLDILFETIEVPSPVVSCAITPKKKDDLKKMWLVFNKYTVEDPSLNVKLDSETGEVILSGMGELHLEIIMDRAKREHNLDMLSSPPQVAYRETITKKVNGVGKYIKQSGGRGQYGHVVLQISPLDGTDYIFENKTVGGVIPREYISSIESGIKETLEKGIVLGYPLINIKVELIDGSFHEVDSSELAFKLAASIGLKDAVLKANPVILEPVMKVDINIPADCLGPVIGDISSRRGRIAELGDRNDFKYIVAYIPLEEMFGYTTHLRSVTQGRGYYSMEFFHYTPVPAHIYENLINKNREKTVTEVLYG
- the tuf gene encoding elongation factor Tu, which codes for MAKKKFERTKPHVNIGTIGHIDHGKTTLTSAITRCLAQKGMATWIPFDQIDKAPEEKERGITIATAHVEYETKKRHYAHVDCPGHADYIKNMITGAAQMDGAILVVGANDGPMPQTREHILLARQVGVPFIVVYLNKVDMVDDPELIELVEVELRELLTKYEFPGDDIPIVKGSALKALECGCGKEDCPNCKSIFELMDAVDSYIPEPVRDTDKPFLMPVEDVFSISGRGTVVTGRVERGVIKPGGEVEIIGFRPTQKTVATSVEMFRKILDQGQAGDNIGVLLRGTKKDEVERGQVLAKPGSITPHTKFKGEVYILTKEEGGRHTPFFSGYRPQFYLRTTDVTGVARLPEGVEMVMPGDNVTLTVELVTPIALEKELRFAIREGGKTVGAGVVTEIIE